A single region of the Halopiger xanaduensis SH-6 genome encodes:
- a CDS encoding TIGR00341 family protein: MRYLEITVPEGKRRAVLDVLEDEGIDYVVSDETSGRGYAAVVRFPLPTRAVEPVLDRLRRAGIGDEASVVVINAETVISEEFATLRNQYSRGGKKGSRTSRQVLRTKADELTPPFPIYAVMLLISAVVATAGLLSDSPAVVIGAMVIAPLLGPALAANVGIVTGDDRLKRTGFVYQIIGVTAVVVASIALAALARVAGLEPAGVDIVVATELEERVAPNLFSLAVALGAGIAGILSLTRGFSEAIVGVMIAAALIPPSAAVGITVAWGMYGAAIGAAALVIVNLLSINLAALGTLWVAGYRPQGLFEVSPTRRPTYVYATVFGVALLALAAPLAGVTLIDFQTTELESATEEEAHGVLADPAYDHLELEDVAVELDGNYPIQAVDRVLVTVSSREPGPEPGLADRLYEEIRPHGDGSLVVEVQYVVSEERGEGTADDAESQQAAVRSAGGS, encoded by the coding sequence AGCGCCGGGCCGTGCTCGACGTTCTCGAGGACGAGGGGATCGACTACGTCGTCAGCGACGAGACCAGCGGCAGAGGGTACGCCGCGGTCGTCCGCTTCCCGCTGCCGACGCGGGCCGTCGAACCGGTACTCGACCGGCTCCGACGAGCCGGTATCGGCGACGAGGCCAGCGTCGTCGTGATCAACGCCGAGACGGTCATCTCCGAGGAGTTCGCGACGCTCCGGAACCAGTACAGCCGCGGCGGCAAGAAGGGCTCGCGCACCTCGCGGCAAGTGCTGCGGACGAAGGCCGACGAGCTCACGCCGCCGTTTCCGATCTACGCCGTCATGCTGCTCATCAGCGCCGTCGTCGCTACCGCCGGGCTGCTCTCGGACTCGCCCGCGGTCGTGATCGGGGCGATGGTCATCGCGCCGCTTTTAGGCCCCGCGCTAGCCGCGAACGTCGGCATCGTCACCGGCGACGACCGGCTCAAGCGCACGGGCTTCGTCTACCAGATCATCGGCGTCACGGCGGTCGTCGTCGCGTCGATCGCGCTCGCCGCCCTCGCGCGCGTGGCGGGCCTCGAGCCCGCGGGCGTCGATATCGTCGTCGCGACCGAACTCGAGGAGCGGGTCGCCCCGAACCTGTTCTCGTTGGCGGTGGCGCTCGGGGCCGGCATCGCCGGGATTCTGAGCCTCACGCGGGGCTTCTCCGAGGCGATCGTCGGCGTCATGATCGCCGCCGCCCTCATCCCGCCGTCGGCGGCGGTCGGCATCACGGTCGCCTGGGGGATGTACGGCGCGGCGATCGGCGCCGCCGCGCTCGTGATCGTCAACCTGCTCTCGATCAACCTCGCCGCGCTGGGCACGCTGTGGGTCGCCGGCTACCGCCCGCAGGGACTGTTCGAGGTGTCGCCTACCCGCCGGCCGACCTACGTCTACGCGACGGTCTTCGGCGTCGCGCTGCTGGCGCTGGCCGCGCCGCTGGCGGGCGTGACGCTGATTGACTTCCAGACGACCGAACTCGAGTCGGCGACCGAAGAAGAGGCTCACGGGGTGCTCGCGGACCCGGCGTACGATCACCTCGAACTCGAGGACGTCGCGGTCGAACTCGACGGCAACTATCCGATCCAGGCGGTCGATCGCGTGCTCGTCACGGTCTCGAGTCGAGAACCCGGTCCGGAGCCGGGACTAGCTGATCGACTCTACGAGGAGATCCGGCCCCACGGCGACGGATCGCTGGTCGTCGAGGTGCAGTACGTC